DNA from Candidatus Neomarinimicrobiota bacterium:
CACGGTGACCGATGCATCCCAGTACAGTTTCCTCGCCTGGGATGCGTGGAAGGATGACGGGGTCGTGGTCTACTTGAATGGGACCGAGGTTCTGAGGGGCAACATGCCTACCGGCACGATTAGCTATGACTCGTATGCCGTGGGCAGCGAACACTCTCATGTAACCCTGGAGACCGATGCGAGCCTGCTGGTGGACGGGGAAAACGTCGTCGCGGTCTCTCTGCACAACAAGGACTCAGACGTCACCGGCGACCGAAGCCTGGATCTACACCTGGTTGGAAAGCGAGTTGTGTTGTCTGTGGATTCCGATCCGGGTGGGCTAACGCCCCAGGCCTATCGCCTCTTCCAGAACTATCCGAATCCCTTCAATCCAGCGACCACTATTCGTTACTCTATCAGCAGGGGAGGCTATGTAAATCTGTCGCTCTATGACCTGACCGGACGCTTGGTAAATACGCTTGTCTCTGAACAACGCACCCCTGGAGAGCACGCTGTCCGGTGGAATGGAATCAACGCCAGTGGTAGAGCCGTCAGTAGTGGTATTTACCTGTACAGGCTGGAGGTAAACGGCGTTGTCCTTACGCGGCGCATGGTCTTCATCAAATAACCTGAATCCGGTTACCAGCGGGCCTCAACTGCCTGGGGCCCGCTGGAACTACCCTTCGATGAACAAGCTATATATACTCTGTGCATTGATTTTCTTTGCGACCAGCGCTGCCAGCCAGTCTACCCGCCAGGTCACGTTTGTCCTCAATACCGCCACCGTCGATAACTACACCGACTCAACTGTGACCGGCTTCGTGACGGGAGATTATGATGACTGGAACGACTGGAACGATACCCTCTCGATCGTTGGGGACTATAGTAGCCGTACTATGCCTCTCACCGGGGACTCGACCTACAAATACAGGTTCGTGTATAAGGATCTTGCCGGTAATGCGCATTGGGAAAGTGTACCTGATCGTATCATTACCGTTCTGAATAACACTACGGTATTTCATTATTGGAATGACCTGGCGCCTTTCACGCCCACCGACGAGATCGATATATGGTTCCGCGTGAATATGGCTTCGAAGCCGTTGGGCTTTGATCCTGAGGAAGCCGTTGTCGCCGTTCGTGGTGATACGCCTCCGCTGGGCTGGGATTGTAATACGGTCTTGAGCCGCGAGAATGATGGGTTGTACTACTCCGGCCTGGTATCATTTCCTTCCAATCTGGCGGTGGGAGATACGATTCAATACAAGTTTGCGTTCGAACAAAATGATACCCTGCATTATGAAAGCCCCCAGGCTGATATTATTAAACCGGACAATAACCGCTATTTTATAATCGGCAATGATACCACGCTGGCATTCAGGTACTTTAGTGATCAGGCACCAGCTGGCAACCTGCCGGTCACCGCGCACGTCTGCTGGGCAGTTGACATGAGCG
Protein-coding regions in this window:
- a CDS encoding T9SS type A sorting domain-containing protein — its product is TVTDASQYSFLAWDAWKDDGVVVYLNGTEVLRGNMPTGTISYDSYAVGSEHSHVTLETDASLLVDGENVVAVSLHNKDSDVTGDRSLDLHLVGKRVVLSVDSDPGGLTPQAYRLFQNYPNPFNPATTIRYSISRGGYVNLSLYDLTGRLVNTLVSEQRTPGEHAVRWNGINASGRAVSSGIYLYRLEVNGVVLTRRMVFIK